The Hippocampus zosterae strain Florida chromosome 20, ASM2543408v3, whole genome shotgun sequence genome contains a region encoding:
- the naa50 gene encoding N-alpha-acetyltransferase 50 isoform X2, producing the protein MKGRIELGDVTPHNIKQLKRLNQVIFPVSYNDKFYKDVLEVGELAKLAYFNDIAVGAVCCRVDHSQNQKRLYIMTLGCLAPYRRLGIGTKMLNHVLNICEKDGTFDNIYLHVQISNESAIDFYQKFGFEIIETKKNYYKRIEPADAHVLQKSLRSPSVSSSRELQKTE; encoded by the exons ATGAAAGG CCGGATCGAGCTGGGGGACGTGACGCCCCACAACATCAAGCAGCTGAAGCGCCTCAACCAGGTTATCTTCCCCGTCAGCTACAACGACAAGTTCTACAAGGATGTGCTCGAGGTGGGCGAGCTTGCCAAGCTCG CATACTTTAATGACATTGCGGTGGGCGCCGTGTGCTGCCGAGTGGACCACTCTCAGAACCAGAAGCGATTGTATATCATGACACTGGGCTGCCTCGCGCCCTACCGGAGACTCGGCATTG GTACAAAGATGCTGAACCACGTGCTCAACATCTGCGAGAAGGACGGCACTTTTGACAACATTTACCT TCACGTGCAGATCAGCAATGAGTCGGCCATCGACTTCTACCAAAAGTTCGGCTTCGAGATCATCGAGACGAAGAAGAACTACTATAAGAGGATAGAGCCGGCAGACGCGCACGTCCTGCAGAAAAGCCTGCGAAGCCCGAGCGTATCGTCGAGCAGAGAGCTTCAGAAGACTGAGTAG
- the naa50 gene encoding N-alpha-acetyltransferase 50 isoform X1: MKGSRIELGDVTPHNIKQLKRLNQVIFPVSYNDKFYKDVLEVGELAKLAYFNDIAVGAVCCRVDHSQNQKRLYIMTLGCLAPYRRLGIGTKMLNHVLNICEKDGTFDNIYLHVQISNESAIDFYQKFGFEIIETKKNYYKRIEPADAHVLQKSLRSPSVSSSRELQKTE, from the exons ATGAAAGG TAGCCGGATCGAGCTGGGGGACGTGACGCCCCACAACATCAAGCAGCTGAAGCGCCTCAACCAGGTTATCTTCCCCGTCAGCTACAACGACAAGTTCTACAAGGATGTGCTCGAGGTGGGCGAGCTTGCCAAGCTCG CATACTTTAATGACATTGCGGTGGGCGCCGTGTGCTGCCGAGTGGACCACTCTCAGAACCAGAAGCGATTGTATATCATGACACTGGGCTGCCTCGCGCCCTACCGGAGACTCGGCATTG GTACAAAGATGCTGAACCACGTGCTCAACATCTGCGAGAAGGACGGCACTTTTGACAACATTTACCT TCACGTGCAGATCAGCAATGAGTCGGCCATCGACTTCTACCAAAAGTTCGGCTTCGAGATCATCGAGACGAAGAAGAACTACTATAAGAGGATAGAGCCGGCAGACGCGCACGTCCTGCAGAAAAGCCTGCGAAGCCCGAGCGTATCGTCGAGCAGAGAGCTTCAGAAGACTGAGTAG
- the atp6v1ab gene encoding V-type proton ATPase catalytic subunit A isoform X1 yields the protein MKSADLCLLLSRTPSRVVFSRSKTAKQPLRDHTKPVKMDTSKLPKIRDEDRESQFGYVHGVSGPVVTATAMAGAAMYELVRVGHSELVGEIIRLEGDMATIQVYEETSGVSVGDPVLRTGKPLSVELGPGIMGSIFDGIQRPLKDINDLTQSIYIPRGVNIGALNRDIKWEFSPVKSLRVGSHITGGDIYGMVYENSLIKHKIMLPPKNRGTVTYVAPPGNYDLSDVVMELEFEGVKEKFTMVQVWPVRQVRPVTEKLPANHPLLTGQRVLDALFPCVQGGTTAIPGAFGCGKTVISQSLSKYSNSDVIVYVGCGERGNEMSEVLRDFPELTMEVDGKTESIMKRTALVANTSNMPVAAREASIYTGITLSEYFRDMGYNVSMMADSTSRWAEALREISGRLAEMPADSGYPAYLGARLASFYERAGRVKCLGNPEREGSVSIVGAVSPPGGDFSDPVTSATLGIVQVFWGLDKKLAQRKHFPSVNWLISYSKYTRALDEYYDKHFAEFVPLRTKAKEILQEEEDLAEIVQLVGKASLAETDKITLEVAKLIKDDFLQQNGYTPYDRFCPFYKTVGILSNMIAFYDMARHAVETTAQSDNKITWAMIREHLGEVLYRISSMKFKDPVKDGEAKIKGEYAQLLEDMQNAFRTLEE from the exons ATGAAGTCAGCTGACCTCTGCCTGCTGCTGTCACGCACTCCATCGCGCGTCGTTTTCTCTCGAAGCAAGACAGCAAAACAGCCGCTTCGCGACCACACG AAACCAGTGAAAATGGACACATCCAAGCTGCCCAAGATCCGAGATGAGGACAGAGAGAGCCAGTTTGGATATGTGCATGGAGTCTCCGGACCAG tGGTGACAGCGACTGCCATGGCAGGGGCAGCCATGTACGAGCTGGTGCGTGTTGGACACAGCGAGCTGGTGGGAGAGATCATCCGGCTGGAGGGCGACATGGCCACCATCCAGGTCTATGAGGAGACTT CCGGCGTGTCCGTCGGCGACCCGGTGCTGCGTACCGGCAAGCCGCTCTCCGTGGAGCTGGGCCCGGGAATCATGGGCTCCATCTTCGACGGCATCCAGCGACCCCTGAAGGACATCAACGACCTCACGCAGAGCATCTACATCCCGAGAGGCGTCAACATCGGAGCCCTCAACCGAGACATCAAGTGGGAATTCTCCCCCGTCAAGAGTCTGCGG GTTGGTAGTCACATCACAGGTGGCGACATCTACGGCATGGTGTATGAAAATTCCCTCATCAAGCACAAAATCATGCTCCCGCCCAAAAACCGGGGCACTGTGACCTACGTGGCGCCGCCTGGAAACTATGACCTCTCC GACGTggtgatggagctggagttcgAGGGTGTGAAGGAGAAGTTCACCATGGTGCAGGTGTGGCCCGTCAGACAAGTCCGGCCCGTCACGGAAAAGCTGCCCGCCAATCACCCGCTGCTGACTGGACAGAGAGTCCTGGATGCCCTTTTCCC GTGCGTGCAGGGAGGAACCACAGCCATTCCCGGCGCTTTCGGCTGCGGGAAGACCGTCATCTCCCAGTCGCTGTCCAAATACTCCAACAGCGACGTCATCGTCTACGTCGGCTGCGGCGAGCGCGGGAACGAGATGTCAGAAGTGCTGCGAGATTTCCCCGAG CTGACCATGGAGGTGGACGGCAAGACTGAAAGTATCATGAAGAGAACAGCTCTGGTGGCCAACACCTCCAACATGCCCGTAGCTGCCAGAGAAGCCTCCATCTACACGG GAATCACGCTGTCCGAGTACTTCCGAGACATGGGCTACAACGTCAGCATGATGGCCGACTCCACCTCCCGCTGGGCCGAAGCTCTCAGGGAGATTTCGGGACGTCTGGCTGAGATGCCGGCTG ACAGCGGCTACCCGGCCTACCTGGGAGCCCGCCTGGCCTCCTTCTACGAGCGCGCCGGAAGGGTAAAATGTCTAGGAAACCCAGAGAGGGAGGGCAGCGTGAGCATTGTCGGAGC TGTCTCGCCCCCTGGTGGTGACTTTTCTGATCCCGTTACCTCAGCCACGCTTGGTATTGTTCAG GTGTTCTGGGGACTGGACAAGAAGCTGGCCCAGAGGAAACATTTCCCCTCGGTCAACTGGCTTATCAGCTACAGCAAGTACACCCGCGCCCTGGATGAGTACTACGACAAGCACTTTGCCGAATTTGTGCCTCTGCGCACCAAGGCCAAGGAGATCctacaggaggaggaggacctggCTGAGATTGTGCAGCTTGTCGGGAAG GCGTCACTGGCGGAAACGGACAAGATCACGCTGGAAGTGGCCAAGCTGATTAAAGACGACTTCCTGCAACAGAATGGCTACACGCCTTATGACAG ATTCTGTCCCTTCTACAAGACGGTGGGCATCCTGTCCAACATGATCGCGTTCTACGACATGGCGCGCCACGCAGTGGAGACCACGGCGCAGAGCGACAACAAGATCACCTGGGCCATGATCCGTGAGCACCTGGGAGAAGTCCTCTACAGGATCAGCTCCATGAAATTTAAG GACCCGGTGAAGGACGGTGAGGCCAAGATAAAGGGCGAGTATGCACAGTTGCTGGAAGATATGCAGAACGCCTTCCGTACTCTGGAagaatag
- the atp6v1ab gene encoding V-type proton ATPase catalytic subunit A isoform X2 has product MDTSKLPKIRDEDRESQFGYVHGVSGPVVTATAMAGAAMYELVRVGHSELVGEIIRLEGDMATIQVYEETSGVSVGDPVLRTGKPLSVELGPGIMGSIFDGIQRPLKDINDLTQSIYIPRGVNIGALNRDIKWEFSPVKSLRVGSHITGGDIYGMVYENSLIKHKIMLPPKNRGTVTYVAPPGNYDLSDVVMELEFEGVKEKFTMVQVWPVRQVRPVTEKLPANHPLLTGQRVLDALFPCVQGGTTAIPGAFGCGKTVISQSLSKYSNSDVIVYVGCGERGNEMSEVLRDFPELTMEVDGKTESIMKRTALVANTSNMPVAAREASIYTGITLSEYFRDMGYNVSMMADSTSRWAEALREISGRLAEMPADSGYPAYLGARLASFYERAGRVKCLGNPEREGSVSIVGAVSPPGGDFSDPVTSATLGIVQVFWGLDKKLAQRKHFPSVNWLISYSKYTRALDEYYDKHFAEFVPLRTKAKEILQEEEDLAEIVQLVGKASLAETDKITLEVAKLIKDDFLQQNGYTPYDRFCPFYKTVGILSNMIAFYDMARHAVETTAQSDNKITWAMIREHLGEVLYRISSMKFKDPVKDGEAKIKGEYAQLLEDMQNAFRTLEE; this is encoded by the exons ATGGACACATCCAAGCTGCCCAAGATCCGAGATGAGGACAGAGAGAGCCAGTTTGGATATGTGCATGGAGTCTCCGGACCAG tGGTGACAGCGACTGCCATGGCAGGGGCAGCCATGTACGAGCTGGTGCGTGTTGGACACAGCGAGCTGGTGGGAGAGATCATCCGGCTGGAGGGCGACATGGCCACCATCCAGGTCTATGAGGAGACTT CCGGCGTGTCCGTCGGCGACCCGGTGCTGCGTACCGGCAAGCCGCTCTCCGTGGAGCTGGGCCCGGGAATCATGGGCTCCATCTTCGACGGCATCCAGCGACCCCTGAAGGACATCAACGACCTCACGCAGAGCATCTACATCCCGAGAGGCGTCAACATCGGAGCCCTCAACCGAGACATCAAGTGGGAATTCTCCCCCGTCAAGAGTCTGCGG GTTGGTAGTCACATCACAGGTGGCGACATCTACGGCATGGTGTATGAAAATTCCCTCATCAAGCACAAAATCATGCTCCCGCCCAAAAACCGGGGCACTGTGACCTACGTGGCGCCGCCTGGAAACTATGACCTCTCC GACGTggtgatggagctggagttcgAGGGTGTGAAGGAGAAGTTCACCATGGTGCAGGTGTGGCCCGTCAGACAAGTCCGGCCCGTCACGGAAAAGCTGCCCGCCAATCACCCGCTGCTGACTGGACAGAGAGTCCTGGATGCCCTTTTCCC GTGCGTGCAGGGAGGAACCACAGCCATTCCCGGCGCTTTCGGCTGCGGGAAGACCGTCATCTCCCAGTCGCTGTCCAAATACTCCAACAGCGACGTCATCGTCTACGTCGGCTGCGGCGAGCGCGGGAACGAGATGTCAGAAGTGCTGCGAGATTTCCCCGAG CTGACCATGGAGGTGGACGGCAAGACTGAAAGTATCATGAAGAGAACAGCTCTGGTGGCCAACACCTCCAACATGCCCGTAGCTGCCAGAGAAGCCTCCATCTACACGG GAATCACGCTGTCCGAGTACTTCCGAGACATGGGCTACAACGTCAGCATGATGGCCGACTCCACCTCCCGCTGGGCCGAAGCTCTCAGGGAGATTTCGGGACGTCTGGCTGAGATGCCGGCTG ACAGCGGCTACCCGGCCTACCTGGGAGCCCGCCTGGCCTCCTTCTACGAGCGCGCCGGAAGGGTAAAATGTCTAGGAAACCCAGAGAGGGAGGGCAGCGTGAGCATTGTCGGAGC TGTCTCGCCCCCTGGTGGTGACTTTTCTGATCCCGTTACCTCAGCCACGCTTGGTATTGTTCAG GTGTTCTGGGGACTGGACAAGAAGCTGGCCCAGAGGAAACATTTCCCCTCGGTCAACTGGCTTATCAGCTACAGCAAGTACACCCGCGCCCTGGATGAGTACTACGACAAGCACTTTGCCGAATTTGTGCCTCTGCGCACCAAGGCCAAGGAGATCctacaggaggaggaggacctggCTGAGATTGTGCAGCTTGTCGGGAAG GCGTCACTGGCGGAAACGGACAAGATCACGCTGGAAGTGGCCAAGCTGATTAAAGACGACTTCCTGCAACAGAATGGCTACACGCCTTATGACAG ATTCTGTCCCTTCTACAAGACGGTGGGCATCCTGTCCAACATGATCGCGTTCTACGACATGGCGCGCCACGCAGTGGAGACCACGGCGCAGAGCGACAACAAGATCACCTGGGCCATGATCCGTGAGCACCTGGGAGAAGTCCTCTACAGGATCAGCTCCATGAAATTTAAG GACCCGGTGAAGGACGGTGAGGCCAAGATAAAGGGCGAGTATGCACAGTTGCTGGAAGATATGCAGAACGCCTTCCGTACTCTGGAagaatag